The Lonsdalea populi genome window below encodes:
- a CDS encoding calcium/sodium antiporter codes for MFFATVLLIVGLILLVYGADRLVYGAAVLARSFAVPPMVIGITIVGLGTSLPELMVSVTAALNHQIDMAVGNVLGSNIANILLILGSATLIRPLTFHSVLVRRELPLMLIVTALCGVLLHDHVLSRLDGVILLLAATASVTLILRMARTAQQAGVDSLTREQMDELPRDDNSTVALLWLVLGVIILPMATRIVVDNATVIARSFNISELTIGLTVLAIGTSLPELATAIVGTLKKEDDIALGNLIGSNIFNIGIVLGVPALLSPGALNPLAFSRDYWVMLGASVLLAALCLRQKRCIGQGAGALLLCAFIAYLAMLFFFS; via the coding sequence ATGTTTTTTGCGACAGTACTCTTGATTGTTGGTTTGATTCTGCTGGTTTATGGTGCCGACCGCCTGGTTTACGGTGCTGCCGTGTTGGCCCGCTCCTTCGCCGTTCCACCGATGGTGATCGGCATTACCATTGTCGGACTCGGTACGTCGTTGCCGGAACTGATGGTTTCGGTCACCGCAGCGCTGAATCATCAGATAGATATGGCGGTAGGCAACGTGCTCGGCTCCAACATCGCCAATATTCTGCTGATCCTCGGCAGCGCGACATTAATTCGCCCACTGACCTTCCATTCGGTTCTGGTGCGTCGGGAGCTGCCGCTGATGTTGATCGTCACGGCGCTGTGCGGCGTCTTGCTGCATGACCATGTCCTTAGCCGACTGGATGGCGTGATACTCCTGCTGGCCGCCACGGCCTCCGTCACGCTGATACTGCGCATGGCCCGTACCGCCCAGCAAGCAGGCGTGGATAGCCTGACGCGCGAGCAGATGGACGAGCTGCCGCGAGACGATAACTCGACCGTCGCCTTACTGTGGCTGGTGCTGGGCGTCATTATTCTGCCCATGGCGACGCGCATCGTCGTGGACAACGCCACGGTGATCGCCCGCAGCTTCAATATTAGCGAATTGACCATCGGTCTGACGGTGCTGGCTATCGGCACCAGCCTGCCCGAACTCGCCACCGCGATCGTCGGCACGCTCAAGAAAGAGGACGACATCGCGCTGGGCAACCTGATCGGTTCCAATATTTTCAACATCGGCATTGTGCTGGGCGTACCGGCGCTGCTTTCCCCCGGCGCGTTGAACCCGTTAGCGTTCAGCCGCGACTACTGGGTGATGCTGGGAGCCAGCGTACTACTGGCGGCACTGTGCCTACGCCAGAAACGGTGCATCGGTCAGGGCGCGGGCGCGCTATTGCTGTGCGCGTTTATCGCTTACCTCGCCATGCTGTTCTTTTTTTCATAG
- the npr gene encoding PTS phosphocarrier protein NPr produces MTARHTVEVKNRLGMHARPAMKLFELVQNFDAEVILRNESGIQAEASSVIAMLMLDSAQGRHIEIEATGPDENEALAAVVMLFDAGFDEE; encoded by the coding sequence ATGACAGCAAGACATACCGTTGAAGTCAAAAACCGCCTGGGTATGCACGCCCGCCCGGCGATGAAGCTGTTCGAACTGGTTCAAAATTTCGATGCTGAAGTCATTCTGCGTAATGAAAGCGGCATTCAGGCCGAGGCCAGCAGCGTTATCGCCATGCTGATGTTGGATTCCGCCCAAGGCCGCCACATCGAAATTGAAGCGACCGGTCCGGATGAAAACGAAGCGCTTGCGGCGGTCGTTATGCTATTTGACGCCGGTTTTGACGAAGAATAA
- the ptsN gene encoding PTS IIA-like nitrogen regulatory protein PtsN yields the protein MSNDSIMQLSAVLRQECTRNAVSCQSKKRALEIISELAAAQLNLPSQIVFDAVLTRERMGSTGIGNGIAIPHGKLENDDSLSAVGVFIHLDQPVAFDAIDNQPVDLLFALLVPAEQCKTHLNTLALVARQLSDKALCRRLRSAQSDEELYQIMTESDSAEQP from the coding sequence ATGAGTAACGATTCCATTATGCAACTCAGCGCCGTACTTCGACAGGAGTGCACCCGCAATGCCGTGAGCTGCCAGAGTAAAAAACGCGCTCTGGAAATCATCAGTGAACTGGCTGCGGCGCAGCTCAATCTGCCCTCACAGATTGTCTTCGACGCCGTTCTAACGCGGGAACGTATGGGCAGCACCGGTATTGGCAACGGTATTGCCATTCCTCACGGCAAGCTCGAGAACGATGACTCGCTAAGCGCCGTGGGCGTCTTTATCCATCTGGATCAACCCGTCGCTTTTGACGCCATCGATAACCAGCCGGTGGACCTGCTGTTTGCCTTGCTGGTTCCCGCCGAACAATGTAAAACCCATTTGAATACGCTGGCGCTGGTCGCCAGACAGCTGTCGGATAAGGCGCTGTGCCGCCGTTTACGGAGTGCGCAGAGCGATGAAGAGCTGTATCAGATCATGACCGAATCGGACAGCGCCGAACAGCCCTGA
- the rapZ gene encoding RNase adapter RapZ, with product MVLMIVSGRSGSGKSVALRALEDMGFYCVDNLPVILLPDLANALAARNISAAVSIDVRNMPETPEVLEQALTRLPSSFSPQLLFLDADRNTLIRRYSDTRRLHPLSSRNLSLENAIDEENNLLEPLRSRADLIIDTSEMSVHELAEMLRARLLGKRERELTMVFESFGYKHGIPIDADYVFDVRFLPNPHWDPKLRPMTGLDKPVAAFLDRHTEVHNFIYQTRSYLELWLPMLETNNRSYLTVAIGCTGGKHRSVYVAEQLADYFRSRGKNVQLRHRTLEKRKS from the coding sequence ATGGTGCTGATGATTGTCAGTGGTCGTTCAGGCTCGGGCAAATCCGTGGCCTTGCGCGCGCTGGAAGACATGGGTTTCTACTGCGTAGATAACCTGCCTGTAATTCTGCTGCCGGATCTGGCCAATGCCCTGGCGGCGCGGAATATCTCGGCGGCGGTCAGCATTGACGTGCGCAACATGCCGGAAACGCCGGAAGTGCTGGAACAAGCGCTGACCCGACTGCCGAGCAGTTTCTCGCCGCAGCTGCTGTTCCTGGACGCCGACCGCAATACGCTGATCCGCCGCTATAGCGACACCCGTCGCCTGCATCCGCTATCCAGCCGGAACCTGTCGCTGGAAAACGCCATCGACGAAGAGAACAATCTGCTGGAACCGCTGCGCTCCCGTGCCGATTTGATCATCGACACCTCCGAGATGTCGGTGCATGAACTGGCCGAGATGCTGCGCGCCCGCCTGTTGGGCAAGCGGGAACGCGAGCTGACGATGGTGTTCGAATCGTTCGGCTACAAGCACGGCATCCCTATCGACGCCGACTACGTGTTCGACGTCCGCTTTCTGCCAAACCCGCACTGGGATCCGAAACTACGCCCCATGACCGGGCTGGATAAACCCGTCGCGGCGTTTTTGGATCGCCACACCGAAGTGCACAACTTCATTTATCAAACGCGCAGCTACCTCGAACTGTGGTTGCCGATGTTGGAAACCAACAATCGCAGCTACCTGACCGTCGCCATTGGTTGCACCGGCGGCAAACACCGCTCGGTCTATGTCGCCGAGCAGTTGGCTGATTACTTCCGCTCCAGAGGCAAAAACGTGCAGCTGCGCCACCGGACGCTGGAAAAACGTAAATCATGA
- the rpoN gene encoding RNA polymerase factor sigma-54 translates to MKQGLQLRLSQQLAMTPQLQQAIRLLQLSTLELQQEIQQALESNPLLEQTDPHEEVETQESSSSEALDTREALEQKEMPDELPLDAAWDEIYTAGTPSGTSTDYRDDELPVYQGETTQTLQDYLMWQVELTPFSDTDAAIATSIVDAVDPTGYLTVSLEEIRDGVGNEELTMEEVEAVLKRVQRFDPVGVASRDLRECLLVQLSQFDNKTPRWEEAKLIVSDYLDLLANHDFRTLIRASRLKEDVLKEALALIQSLDPRPGQSINTGESEYVIPDVLVRKVQDRWSVELNTDSVPRLQINQQYAALGNSTRSDSDGQFIRSHLQEARWLIKSLESRNDTLLKVTRCIVEQQQAFFDHGEEYMKPMVLADIAQAVEMHESTISRVTTQKFLHSPRGIFELKYFFSSHVNTDSGGEASSTAIRALVKKLIAAENPAKPLSDSKLTTLLSDQGIIVARRTVAKYRESLSIPPSNQRKQLV, encoded by the coding sequence ATGAAGCAAGGTTTGCAACTCAGGCTTAGCCAGCAACTGGCAATGACGCCACAGCTACAGCAGGCAATCCGTCTGTTACAGCTGTCCACGCTTGAACTCCAGCAAGAAATTCAACAGGCGCTGGAAAGCAACCCCTTGCTGGAACAAACCGACCCCCACGAGGAGGTCGAGACGCAAGAAAGCAGCAGCAGTGAAGCGCTGGATACCCGGGAAGCACTGGAGCAGAAAGAGATGCCCGATGAGCTGCCGCTGGACGCCGCCTGGGATGAAATCTACACGGCGGGCACGCCCTCCGGCACCAGTACCGACTACCGCGATGATGAGCTGCCGGTCTATCAGGGCGAAACCACTCAGACGCTGCAAGATTATCTGATGTGGCAGGTTGAGCTGACGCCGTTCTCCGACACCGATGCCGCCATCGCGACCTCCATCGTCGACGCCGTCGATCCCACCGGTTACCTCACCGTCTCTCTAGAAGAAATCCGCGACGGCGTCGGTAACGAAGAGCTGACGATGGAAGAAGTGGAAGCGGTCCTGAAACGGGTCCAACGCTTCGATCCCGTGGGCGTCGCTTCGCGCGATCTGCGCGAGTGTCTGCTGGTTCAGCTGTCGCAGTTCGACAATAAAACGCCGCGCTGGGAAGAAGCCAAGCTGATCGTCAGCGACTATCTGGACCTGCTGGCGAACCACGACTTCCGCACGCTCATTCGCGCCAGCCGTCTGAAAGAAGACGTGCTGAAAGAAGCTCTGGCGCTGATTCAGTCCCTCGACCCGCGTCCGGGACAGTCCATCAACACCGGCGAGTCGGAATACGTGATTCCCGACGTCCTGGTGCGTAAAGTTCAGGATCGCTGGTCCGTCGAACTCAATACCGACAGCGTACCGCGGCTGCAAATCAACCAGCAGTATGCCGCGCTGGGCAACAGCACGCGCAGCGACAGCGACGGTCAGTTCATCCGCAGCCACCTGCAGGAAGCCCGCTGGCTCATCAAAAGTCTGGAGAGCCGCAACGACACGCTGCTGAAGGTGACACGCTGCATCGTTGAACAGCAGCAGGCCTTCTTCGACCACGGCGAAGAATACATGAAGCCCATGGTGCTGGCGGATATCGCCCAGGCGGTGGAAATGCACGAATCCACCATTTCCCGCGTCACGACGCAGAAGTTCCTGCACAGCCCGCGCGGCATCTTCGAACTGAAATATTTTTTCTCCAGCCACGTCAATACCGACAGCGGCGGAGAGGCGTCGTCCACCGCCATCCGGGCATTAGTCAAAAAATTAATCGCTGCGGAAAATCCCGCCAAACCGCTGAGCGACAGCAAGCTGACCACCCTGCTTTCCGATCAGGGAATCATCGTGGCCCGGCGCACCGTTGCCAAATATCGCGAGTCTTTATCCATCCCACCGTCCAACCAGCGTAAACAGCTGGTTTGA
- the aepY gene encoding phosphonopyruvate decarboxylase encodes MISPEVFLSLLRQMGIRFFSGVPDSLLKELCLAVNGNKEYIHQLASNEGTAVGMAIGYHLATNSIPAVYLQNSGLGNIVNPICSLASKDVFGIPLLLIIGWRGEIKDDGTQLHDEPQHVMQGRVTLAQLDVLDIPYQILEGDQNVDFPSIIRLLELAHQEKRPVALVVRKNTFSACTLPKAPLETTATLLREEAVAHCLSVLPAEVPIVSTTGMLSRELYELREQRGESHERDFLTVGGMGLASQIALGISEGQPGKKVVCLDGDGAMLMQLGGLTNSALSANLIHIVINNGAHDSVGGQPTAASRLPLSPLASASGYSRVTSVDSQDALQSALRRALSMEGSQFIEVRCRVGHRDNLGRPATTPSQNRTSFMRFLSQPAHSH; translated from the coding sequence ATGATTAGTCCTGAGGTTTTTTTGAGCCTTTTACGGCAAATGGGTATTCGTTTTTTTAGCGGAGTTCCTGATTCTTTATTAAAAGAGTTATGTTTGGCCGTTAATGGAAATAAGGAATACATTCATCAATTGGCAAGTAATGAAGGAACAGCCGTAGGTATGGCTATTGGTTATCACCTTGCGACCAATTCGATACCTGCTGTTTATTTGCAGAACTCCGGTCTTGGAAATATCGTCAATCCGATCTGTTCTTTGGCATCGAAGGATGTTTTCGGGATTCCGTTACTGCTCATTATCGGCTGGCGCGGTGAAATTAAAGATGATGGAACGCAACTGCATGACGAGCCGCAGCACGTCATGCAGGGCCGGGTCACATTAGCGCAACTGGATGTTCTGGATATCCCATATCAAATATTGGAAGGCGATCAAAACGTCGATTTCCCTTCCATTATTCGACTTCTGGAACTGGCGCACCAGGAGAAGAGACCTGTTGCTCTCGTCGTGCGTAAGAATACCTTTTCCGCCTGCACGCTGCCAAAAGCACCGTTGGAGACAACGGCCACGCTACTGCGCGAAGAGGCCGTCGCACACTGCCTGTCGGTCTTGCCGGCCGAAGTGCCGATCGTCAGCACGACCGGCATGTTGTCCCGCGAACTTTACGAACTGCGGGAACAGAGAGGCGAAAGCCATGAACGTGATTTTCTGACCGTGGGCGGCATGGGCCTCGCCAGCCAGATAGCGCTGGGCATCAGCGAGGGCCAGCCGGGTAAGAAAGTGGTTTGTCTGGACGGCGACGGCGCCATGCTGATGCAGTTAGGCGGACTGACCAATAGCGCGCTGTCTGCCAATTTGATCCACATCGTCATCAACAACGGTGCCCATGATTCGGTCGGGGGCCAACCCACGGCGGCATCGCGACTCCCCCTCTCCCCCCTCGCCAGCGCCAGCGGATATAGCAGAGTCACGTCAGTCGATAGCCAGGATGCTCTGCAATCTGCTCTCCGTCGGGCGCTGTCTATGGAAGGGAGCCAATTTATTGAAGTCAGGTGTCGCGTGGGTCATCGGGACAACCTGGGACGGCCTGCGACGACGCCCTCCCAAAACCGCACCAGCTTCATGCGGTTTCTGTCGCAGCCGGCTCATTCGCACTGA
- the aepX gene encoding phosphoenolpyruvate mutase, whose translation MSVSKPMNAKSSTPDIRRGALRQLLNKKKSIRVMEAHSPLSALLIEEAVHREGEDEIKFDAFWSSSLTDSTLRGQPDTELLDYHRRFTAISDIFHVTSNPLIFDGDTGGQIEHLSHHVRQAENLGVSAIIIEDKTGLKKNSLFGNDVKQTQASVEDFCAKLTSAKRAQVTPEFMLIARIESLILEAGMEDAINRALRYVEAGADGIMIHSRCQTPDEILEFAKIFRSYYPEIPLVCVPTSYNKITFQQLTDYGFNIIIYANHMLRASYPAMKNILPEILKHGRTKEIESQCLSIKEILNLIPGTK comes from the coding sequence ATGTCTGTAAGCAAACCAATGAATGCCAAAAGCAGCACGCCGGATATACGCCGTGGCGCACTGAGGCAATTACTGAATAAAAAGAAATCAATTCGTGTTATGGAGGCTCATAGCCCATTATCCGCGCTGCTTATCGAAGAAGCAGTACATAGGGAAGGTGAGGACGAAATTAAATTCGACGCATTTTGGTCCAGTTCACTAACTGATTCTACATTACGGGGTCAGCCGGATACTGAATTATTGGATTACCACCGCCGTTTTACTGCAATTTCAGATATCTTTCATGTGACCTCCAACCCTTTAATTTTCGACGGTGATACGGGAGGTCAGATAGAGCATTTATCCCACCATGTGCGTCAGGCTGAAAACCTGGGCGTTTCCGCCATCATCATCGAGGACAAAACCGGTCTGAAGAAGAACTCGTTATTCGGCAATGACGTTAAACAGACCCAGGCGAGCGTTGAAGATTTCTGTGCAAAGCTGACGTCTGCCAAGCGGGCTCAAGTGACGCCTGAATTCATGCTTATCGCCCGCATTGAAAGCCTGATTCTGGAGGCGGGAATGGAGGATGCAATCAACCGGGCCTTACGCTATGTAGAAGCCGGCGCCGACGGCATTATGATTCACAGCCGTTGCCAGACACCGGATGAGATTCTGGAATTCGCCAAAATATTCCGCAGCTATTATCCAGAAATACCCTTGGTTTGCGTCCCAACAAGTTATAACAAAATAACATTCCAGCAACTTACCGATTACGGTTTTAATATTATTATTTATGCTAATCACATGTTGCGGGCTTCTTATCCGGCGATGAAGAATATTCTTCCTGAAATTCTAAAACATGGGCGAACAAAAGAAATAGAAAGTCAATGCTTATCTATTAAGGAGATTCTGAATTTAATCCCCGGAACGAAATAA
- the lptA gene encoding lipopolysaccharide ABC transporter substrate-binding protein LptA, which yields MKFQKINKALRHALIASSLFSASMPALALTGDTDQPIHIDSDQQSLDMQGNIVTFTGNVIVTQGSIKVQADKVVVTRPQGQQGREVIEGFGNPATFYQMQDNGKPVKGHSQKMRYELDKDNVILTGNAYLEQLDSNVKGDRITYLVKQQQMQAFSDKGKRVTTVLVPSQLQDKNGQSTAPAKSPKPQQRATQ from the coding sequence ATGAAATTCCAAAAAATCAATAAAGCACTGCGCCACGCGCTGATCGCCAGCTCGCTGTTTTCCGCCAGCATGCCGGCATTGGCGCTGACCGGCGATACCGATCAGCCGATTCACATCGACTCCGACCAGCAGTCTTTGGATATGCAGGGCAACATCGTCACGTTTACCGGCAATGTCATCGTCACGCAGGGATCGATCAAGGTTCAGGCGGACAAAGTCGTCGTCACCCGTCCGCAGGGCCAGCAAGGTCGCGAAGTGATCGAAGGCTTCGGGAATCCGGCGACGTTCTACCAAATGCAGGACAACGGAAAGCCCGTCAAAGGCCACTCGCAGAAAATGCGCTACGAGCTGGATAAGGACAACGTGATTCTGACGGGCAACGCCTATCTGGAACAGCTGGACAGCAACGTCAAAGGAGATCGCATCACCTATCTGGTCAAACAGCAGCAGATGCAAGCATTCAGCGATAAAGGCAAGCGTGTGACAACGGTTCTGGTTCCGTCCCAGTTGCAGGATAAGAACGGCCAAAGCACGGCACCGGCCAAGTCCCCCAAACCGCAACAGCGAGCGACGCAATAA
- the kdsC gene encoding 3-deoxy-manno-octulosonate-8-phosphatase KdsC, producing the protein MRKTPPNTETCYGPVADAVMSKARNIRLLICDVDGVLSDGLIYMGNQGEELKTFNVRDGYGIRCLLTSDIDVAIITGRSAKLLEDRCRTLGISHLYQGQSDKLLAFRELLDKLALEAHQVAYIGDDLIDWPVMAEVGLSVAVADAHPLLLPRSDYVTLTAGGRGAVREICDLILQAQDKLEFAKGLSI; encoded by the coding sequence ATGAGGAAAACCCCGCCGAACACCGAGACCTGCTACGGCCCCGTCGCCGACGCGGTGATGAGCAAGGCCCGAAATATCCGTCTGCTCATCTGCGATGTGGACGGCGTGCTGTCCGACGGTCTGATCTACATGGGCAATCAGGGCGAAGAGCTGAAGACGTTCAACGTCCGTGACGGCTACGGTATCCGCTGCCTGCTGACATCCGACATCGATGTCGCCATTATTACCGGCCGTTCAGCCAAGCTTCTGGAAGACCGCTGCAGGACCCTGGGGATTTCTCACCTTTATCAGGGACAGTCTGATAAGCTTTTGGCCTTCCGCGAACTGTTGGATAAACTGGCGCTTGAGGCCCATCAGGTCGCCTATATCGGCGACGATTTGATTGACTGGCCGGTCATGGCGGAAGTGGGACTGAGCGTCGCCGTGGCGGATGCCCATCCGCTGCTGTTGCCCCGCTCGGATTATGTGACGCTCACCGCTGGCGGGCGCGGCGCAGTACGCGAGATTTGCGACCTGATTTTGCAGGCGCAGGACAAGCTGGAGTTCGCTAAAGGGTTGTCGATATGA
- the lptB gene encoding LPS export ABC transporter ATP-binding protein, whose protein sequence is MATLIAENLAKAYKGRKVVENVSLKVNSGEIVGLLGPNGAGKTTTFYMVVGIVQRDEGRIIIDGDDISLLPLHDRARRGIGYLPQEASIFRRLSVYDNLMAVLQIRKDLTQEQQADRANELMEEFHIAHLRDSLGQSLSGGERRRVEIARALAANPKFILLDEPFAGVDPISVIDIKKIIEHLRDSGLGVLITDHNVRETLDVCERAYIVSQGHLIAHGSPADILADEQVKRVYLGEGFRL, encoded by the coding sequence ATGGCTACATTAATCGCAGAAAATCTGGCTAAGGCATACAAAGGCCGCAAGGTCGTGGAAAACGTCAGCCTGAAGGTCAACTCCGGAGAAATCGTCGGCCTGCTGGGTCCGAACGGCGCAGGCAAGACCACGACGTTCTACATGGTCGTCGGCATCGTCCAGCGCGATGAAGGCCGTATCATTATCGACGGCGACGATATCAGTCTGCTGCCGCTGCATGACCGCGCGCGCCGCGGCATCGGCTACCTTCCTCAGGAAGCCTCGATTTTCCGGCGGTTGAGCGTCTACGATAACCTGATGGCCGTGCTGCAAATCCGTAAGGATCTGACGCAGGAACAGCAGGCGGACCGCGCCAATGAGCTGATGGAAGAGTTTCATATTGCTCATTTACGCGATAGTCTGGGACAATCCCTCTCCGGTGGGGAGCGTCGTCGGGTTGAAATCGCCCGAGCGCTAGCAGCCAATCCCAAGTTCATTCTTCTGGATGAACCTTTCGCCGGGGTGGACCCAATTTCGGTGATAGATATCAAGAAAATTATTGAACACCTTCGCGACAGCGGTCTGGGTGTCCTCATCACCGACCATAACGTCCGCGAAACGCTGGACGTCTGTGAACGTGCCTATATCGTCAGCCAGGGCCATCTTATCGCTCACGGTTCACCGGCGGACATATTGGCCGACGAACAGGTCAAACGCGTCTATCTGGGCGAAGGCTTCCGACTCTGA
- the kdsD gene encoding arabinose-5-phosphate isomerase KdsD translates to MSHFELPSHFDFQRAGKQVLSIERETLAQLDQYIDDNFTRVCEMIFRCSGKVVVMGMGKSGHIGRKIAATFASTGTPSFFVHPGEASHGDLGMITAQDIVIAISNSGESHEILALIPVLKRLHVPLICMTGNPESTMGKTADHHLCIHVSQEACPLGLAPTSSTTATLVMGDAIAVALLQARGFTAEDFALSHPGGALGRKLLLRVNDIMHTGDEIPSVPRDASLRDALLEITRKNLGMTAICAPDGTIEGIFTDGDLRRIFDMNIDLNSARIVDVMTGGGIRVTSQMLAVDALNLMQSRHVTALMVAKDNRLVGVVHMHDMLRAGVV, encoded by the coding sequence ATGTCACACTTTGAGCTACCCTCCCATTTCGATTTCCAGCGCGCAGGGAAACAGGTTTTATCCATTGAGCGCGAAACGCTGGCTCAATTGGATCAGTATATTGACGACAACTTCACCCGCGTCTGCGAGATGATTTTCCGCTGCTCGGGCAAAGTCGTTGTGATGGGCATGGGGAAATCCGGTCATATCGGCCGCAAGATCGCCGCGACCTTCGCCAGTACCGGCACGCCGTCCTTCTTCGTGCATCCCGGCGAGGCCAGTCACGGCGATCTGGGGATGATTACCGCGCAGGATATCGTCATCGCCATTTCCAACTCCGGCGAATCCCATGAGATTCTGGCGTTGATCCCCGTGCTTAAACGCCTGCACGTCCCGCTGATCTGCATGACCGGCAATCCGGAAAGCACCATGGGAAAAACCGCCGACCACCATCTCTGCATTCATGTTTCTCAGGAAGCCTGCCCGCTGGGTCTGGCGCCCACTTCCAGCACAACTGCTACGCTGGTAATGGGCGACGCCATTGCGGTGGCGCTACTGCAGGCACGGGGATTTACCGCGGAAGATTTCGCCCTGTCCCATCCGGGCGGAGCGCTGGGTCGCAAACTGTTACTGCGGGTGAACGATATCATGCACACCGGCGATGAAATCCCCAGCGTGCCCCGCGATGCCTCACTGCGCGACGCGTTGTTGGAGATCACCCGCAAGAACCTGGGAATGACCGCCATCTGCGCCCCCGACGGCACCATCGAAGGGATTTTTACCGATGGCGACCTGCGCCGGATTTTCGATATGAATATCGACCTGAACAGCGCGCGCATCGTCGACGTCATGACGGGCGGAGGTATCCGCGTCACGTCGCAAATGCTGGCCGTGGATGCGCTGAACCTGATGCAGTCGCGTCATGTGACGGCGCTGATGGTCGCCAAAGACAATCGCCTGGTCGGCGTCGTGCATATGCACGACATGCTGCGGGCAGGTGTGGTTTAA
- the lptC gene encoding LPS export ABC transporter periplasmic protein LptC: protein MNKTKRWLTALLVLIALVLLGLNLTATNDDATPAMSESNAPTYTTQQNLTVVYDPTGKLTYKLVTEKAEYYENDQLTWFTQPVATMYNELGVATWSVRSDRAKLTKDRMLYLYGHVEMNSLTTDSQLERVKTDNAQVNLITQDVSSDDEVTLYGASFTSNGLKMRGNLRNKTAELIEKVKTYYEIPKNQ from the coding sequence ATGAATAAAACAAAGCGCTGGCTGACCGCCCTGCTGGTACTGATCGCGCTGGTGCTGCTCGGCTTGAATCTGACCGCGACCAACGATGACGCGACGCCCGCGATGTCGGAAAGCAATGCGCCGACCTATACCACTCAGCAAAACCTCACCGTAGTGTATGACCCAACGGGAAAGCTGACCTACAAGCTGGTGACTGAAAAAGCCGAATATTACGAAAATGACCAATTGACCTGGTTCACTCAGCCGGTAGCTACCATGTACAACGAATTAGGCGTCGCCACCTGGTCAGTCCGCTCGGATCGGGCCAAACTGACTAAGGATCGCATGCTGTATCTGTACGGCCATGTCGAGATGAACAGCCTGACGACAGATTCCCAGTTGGAGCGGGTCAAAACAGATAATGCTCAGGTGAACCTGATCACCCAGGATGTCTCATCCGATGATGAAGTCACGCTTTACGGTGCCAGCTTTACTTCCAATGGTTTGAAAATGCGTGGAAATCTGCGCAACAAGACAGCAGAGTTGATCGAAAAGGTAAAAACCTACTATGAAATTCCAAAAAATCAATAA
- the hpf gene encoding ribosome hibernation promoting factor → MQLNITGHHVEITDALRDFLTTKFAKLEQYFDRINQVYVVLKVEKIQQIAEATIHVNGGELHATSEADDMYAAIDLLIDKLARQLNKHKDKLKQH, encoded by the coding sequence ATGCAGCTCAACATTACCGGACACCATGTTGAAATTACCGATGCCCTGCGCGATTTTTTAACCACCAAATTCGCGAAGCTGGAGCAGTATTTCGATCGCATCAATCAGGTGTACGTGGTGCTGAAAGTGGAGAAGATCCAGCAAATCGCTGAAGCCACGATCCACGTCAACGGCGGTGAGCTGCATGCCACATCAGAAGCGGACGATATGTATGCCGCCATCGATCTTCTCATCGACAAACTGGCGCGACAGTTAAACAAACATAAGGATAAACTGAAGCAGCACTGA